One genomic region from Terasakiella sp. SH-1 encodes:
- a CDS encoding response regulator, whose protein sequence is MFFFSTQRLRVVILVPFTFILLTVIGLFIGSSYLREEEQLSLAFDDALKRVQSEYEHRIDSDVQLMHVALHDIMSNDNLRQTFQERDRERLFQQTQGIFERLKENHHITHFYFFTPERRTFLRVHQQNRHSDIINRKTLLNTEKTGQYSHGLELGKFGTFTLRAVMPWHHKGELIGYVEVGEEIDHINRGITEHYNLGLLGTIRKEFLTKADWEVGQNFVDYSVNWNDFKNIVIVGKQNISFNEHFKHFIQKHSLFDDTGAHVPMHETFEDKQKKYQISPLPLFDYSGRDVGDLYVVQDITAATHTFENSIIQTTLTACLGGAIVFLIFYFVLGRAQSDIKRYTDSLAQAKHHAEVANKAKSEFLASMSHELRTPMTGIIGFAELMLKDDIPETTKEKVYRIKTSGRSLLNILNDILDMSKLEAGKMEVEHIDFNPHNILHEVIGMFEKTRSDDHPIDCHLEIAEAIPQAIKSDPTKFKQLLTNLVGNAFKFTGKGQVFIHCDSFTDENGTSFLKCSIRDTGIGMSQETINALFTEFTQADASISRKFEGTGLGLAITKHLLELLGGNITVKSELGVGSTFEFTLPFEEGQALPAETRELFAAHDYQAQRKLNILLAEDNRVNQMLIQKFLGAYGHHVHIAENGKIAIEAHKEHDFDLILMDVRMPEMDGIEATRRIRAMESPKANIPIIAATADAMKENIDSYLEVGMNAYATKPFNWVELILMINEQLDEDIHTIKQAS, encoded by the coding sequence ATGTTCTTTTTCAGCACACAACGCCTGCGAGTCGTTATCCTCGTGCCTTTTACGTTTATCCTGCTTACTGTTATCGGCCTTTTTATTGGGTCGAGCTATTTGCGCGAAGAAGAACAGCTCTCCCTTGCTTTTGACGATGCCTTAAAACGTGTCCAGTCTGAATATGAACACCGAATTGACAGTGATGTCCAACTGATGCATGTCGCCTTACATGACATCATGAGTAATGATAACCTGCGACAAACCTTTCAAGAGCGTGACCGCGAGCGCCTCTTTCAACAAACCCAAGGTATTTTCGAGCGTCTCAAAGAAAACCATCACATTACCCACTTTTATTTTTTCACCCCTGAACGCCGGACGTTTCTGCGGGTACACCAACAAAACCGCCACAGCGATATCATTAATCGCAAAACCCTGTTGAACACGGAAAAAACCGGTCAATATTCCCATGGCCTGGAATTGGGTAAATTTGGCACCTTTACCTTACGAGCAGTCATGCCCTGGCACCATAAAGGGGAACTCATCGGTTATGTTGAAGTCGGTGAAGAGATTGACCATATCAACCGGGGAATTACCGAACATTATAACCTCGGTCTTTTAGGAACCATTCGTAAAGAGTTCCTCACAAAAGCCGACTGGGAAGTCGGGCAGAATTTTGTTGATTATTCTGTCAACTGGAATGATTTCAAAAACATCGTTATCGTGGGTAAACAAAACATCTCGTTCAACGAGCATTTTAAGCATTTCATTCAAAAACACAGCCTTTTTGACGATACCGGCGCACATGTGCCGATGCATGAAACCTTTGAAGATAAACAGAAAAAATACCAGATCAGCCCCCTTCCCCTGTTTGATTACAGTGGCCGGGATGTCGGGGACCTTTATGTGGTTCAGGATATCACAGCGGCCACACACACTTTTGAAAATTCGATCATTCAAACAACCCTGACGGCTTGCCTTGGCGGGGCAATTGTATTCCTGATTTTTTATTTCGTTCTTGGCCGCGCCCAAAGCGACATCAAACGCTATACGGACTCCCTTGCACAAGCCAAACATCATGCCGAAGTCGCCAACAAGGCAAAATCTGAATTTTTGGCCTCAATGAGTCATGAACTGCGCACGCCCATGACAGGTATTATCGGCTTTGCTGAGCTGATGCTGAAAGACGACATTCCAGAAACCACCAAAGAAAAAGTCTACCGCATTAAAACATCCGGGCGCTCATTGCTGAATATTCTCAATGACATTTTGGACATGTCCAAACTTGAAGCCGGAAAGATGGAGGTGGAACACATTGACTTCAACCCGCATAACATTCTACATGAAGTTATCGGCATGTTTGAAAAAACAAGAAGTGATGACCACCCGATTGATTGCCATCTTGAAATTGCAGAAGCCATCCCACAGGCGATCAAGTCGGACCCGACCAAATTCAAACAGCTCCTGACCAACCTTGTCGGCAATGCCTTTAAATTTACCGGAAAAGGTCAGGTTTTTATCCATTGTGACAGCTTTACAGACGAAAACGGAACTTCCTTTCTAAAATGTAGCATTCGCGATACCGGCATTGGTATGAGTCAGGAAACGATCAACGCCCTGTTCACCGAATTTACACAAGCTGATGCTTCCATTTCCCGCAAGTTTGAAGGGACGGGCCTTGGCCTTGCCATTACCAAGCACCTGCTGGAGCTTCTTGGCGGCAATATCACTGTGAAGAGTGAACTTGGTGTTGGCAGCACATTTGAATTCACCCTGCCCTTTGAAGAAGGCCAAGCCTTGCCCGCAGAAACACGTGAACTTTTTGCGGCTCATGACTATCAGGCACAAAGAAAACTGAACATCCTGTTGGCGGAAGATAACCGGGTCAACCAGATGCTGATTCAAAAGTTCCTTGGGGCTTATGGTCATCATGTTCATATCGCAGAAAATGGCAAAATCGCTATTGAGGCCCATAAAGAGCATGATTTTGATCTTATTTTAATGGATGTACGCATGCCGGAAATGGATGGTATTGAGGCCACGCGTCGTATTCGGGCCATGGAATCGCCAAAGGCCAACATCCCGATCATCGCTGCAACAGCCGATGCGATGAAGGAAAATATTGATAGCTACCTGGAAGTCGGAATGAATGCCTATGCAACCAAGCCATTTAACTGGGTTGAACTCATTTTGATGATTAATGAACAACTGGATGAAGACATCCACACAATAAAACAGGCTTCATAA
- a CDS encoding NADP-dependent malic enzyme: protein MAEENKSTEEKFREGALEYHRNPVPGKISVTATKPLANQRDLALAYSPGVAFACEEIVRDEKEAANMTARGNLVGVISNGTAVLGLGAIGPLASKPVMEGKGVLFKKFAGIDVFDIEIEEKDPHKLVDIIKSLEPTFGGINLEDIKAPECFTVERELKEKCNIPVFHDDQHGTAIIVGAAVKNALRVVGKDIKNVKLVASGAGAAALSCLNVLKHMGLPAENIIVTDIAGVVYKGRTEEMDEFKEIFAVETDLRTLDEAIDGADIFLGLSAPRVLKPEMVKKMGEQPIIFALANPEPEIRPELAKEVRPDCIMATGRSDYPNQVNNVLCFPYIFRGALDVGATTINAEMKMACVEALAELAMAEADERVTKAYGEENLRFGPEYLIPKPFDPRLILNVTLAVAKAAMDSGVATRPIHDFHAYREKLNQFVYRSGMTMKPVFEQAKRAPKKIAYAEGEDERVLRAVQIVVDDGIAQPVLIGRRESIETKIRDLGLRLQIDKDIEVVEIMRDPRFHNYADYYHRLMGRRGVSPKAALGLVRSRPTIVAALMLRRGEVDAMVCGTTGRYFKHLQEVTNLIGKRKGQSVLAAMNLLITDNDTIFLCDTYVNYNPSAEELAEITLLAAEEVRRFGITPKVALVSHSNFGNRDSESSMKMRRVRELVLELDPNLEIEGEMHTDAALSEQLRNNIFPNSRLRGSANLLIMPNLDAANISFNLMKMTADGLPVGPILLGTDKPAHILSPSATVRAVVNLSAVAVVDAQIHAGEAE, encoded by the coding sequence ATGGCAGAAGAAAATAAAAGCACTGAAGAAAAATTCCGTGAAGGGGCGTTGGAATACCACCGCAATCCAGTACCCGGCAAAATCAGTGTGACTGCAACCAAACCATTGGCAAACCAACGTGATCTGGCGCTTGCCTATTCACCTGGTGTTGCCTTTGCCTGTGAAGAAATTGTTCGCGATGAAAAAGAGGCCGCGAACATGACGGCACGCGGCAATCTTGTTGGGGTTATTTCCAACGGGACGGCGGTATTGGGGCTTGGGGCGATTGGCCCGTTGGCCTCCAAGCCGGTGATGGAAGGTAAGGGCGTTCTTTTCAAGAAGTTTGCCGGGATTGATGTTTTCGATATTGAGATCGAAGAAAAAGATCCGCACAAACTGGTTGATATCATCAAGTCACTAGAACCGACTTTTGGCGGGATCAACCTTGAAGATATCAAGGCACCGGAATGTTTTACGGTTGAGCGTGAGCTTAAGGAAAAATGTAATATTCCGGTTTTTCATGATGATCAGCATGGTACGGCGATCATTGTGGGTGCTGCGGTGAAAAACGCCCTGCGTGTTGTGGGCAAAGATATCAAAAATGTGAAACTGGTTGCCAGTGGGGCCGGGGCGGCGGCGCTGTCCTGTTTAAATGTCCTGAAACATATGGGCCTGCCTGCGGAAAATATCATTGTGACCGATATTGCCGGTGTTGTTTATAAAGGCCGCACCGAAGAGATGGACGAATTCAAGGAAATCTTCGCTGTTGAAACAGACCTGCGCACCCTTGATGAAGCCATTGATGGGGCTGATATTTTCCTCGGCTTGTCCGCACCGCGTGTATTAAAGCCGGAAATGGTCAAGAAAATGGGCGAGCAGCCGATTATCTTTGCCTTGGCAAATCCTGAACCTGAAATCCGCCCGGAACTGGCAAAAGAAGTTCGCCCGGATTGTATTATGGCGACAGGACGTTCGGATTATCCAAACCAGGTGAACAACGTTTTGTGTTTCCCTTATATTTTCCGTGGGGCGCTGGATGTGGGCGCAACCACGATTAATGCGGAAATGAAAATGGCCTGTGTGGAAGCCTTGGCTGAACTTGCCATGGCCGAAGCAGATGAACGTGTCACCAAGGCATATGGCGAAGAAAACCTGCGCTTTGGTCCAGAGTACCTTATTCCCAAACCGTTTGATCCGCGTTTGATTTTGAATGTGACGTTGGCGGTTGCCAAGGCGGCGATGGACAGTGGGGTGGCAACACGCCCGATCCATGATTTCCATGCTTATCGTGAAAAACTGAACCAGTTTGTATATCGTTCTGGCATGACGATGAAGCCTGTGTTTGAACAGGCCAAACGCGCACCGAAGAAAATCGCTTATGCCGAAGGTGAAGACGAGCGTGTGTTGCGTGCAGTCCAAATCGTGGTCGATGATGGGATTGCCCAACCCGTGTTAATTGGTCGTCGTGAATCCATTGAAACGAAAATTCGGGACCTGGGCCTGCGTTTGCAAATTGATAAGGATATTGAAGTTGTGGAAATCATGCGCGATCCGCGTTTCCATAACTATGCCGATTATTATCACCGTTTGATGGGTCGGCGCGGGGTTTCGCCCAAGGCCGCACTTGGGCTTGTGCGATCACGCCCAACCATTGTGGCGGCATTGATGCTGCGCCGGGGGGAAGTTGACGCCATGGTTTGTGGCACAACGGGGCGTTATTTCAAACATTTGCAGGAAGTCACCAACCTGATTGGCAAACGTAAAGGCCAATCTGTTTTGGCGGCAATGAACTTGCTGATCACAGATAACGATACGATTTTCCTGTGTGATACGTATGTGAACTATAACCCATCAGCCGAAGAACTGGCAGAGATTACGTTGCTGGCGGCAGAAGAAGTGCGTCGTTTCGGGATTACGCCGAAGGTTGCACTGGTGTCGCATTCCAACTTTGGCAACCGGGATTCTGAATCTTCCATGAAAATGCGTCGTGTACGTGAGCTTGTTCTGGAATTGGACCCGAATTTGGAAATCGAAGGGGAAATGCATACCGATGCGGCGCTGTCTGAACAGCTTCGTAACAATATCTTCCCAAATTCGCGCTTGCGTGGGTCTGCCAATCTGTTGATCATGCCGAACCTGGATGCGGCCAATATTTCCTTTAACCTGATGAAAATGACAGCAGACGGCTTGCCTGTTGGCCCGATTTTGTTGGGTACGGATAAGCCGGCGCACATCTTGTCGCCATCTGCAACAGTGCGTGCGGTGGTGAACCTGAGTGCGGTTGCGGTTGTGGATGCACAAATTCACGCTGGCGAAGCGGAGTAA